A stretch of DNA from Roseovarius faecimaris:
CCAGCCCGCCGAACGCATCGCCCTGTTGCAGGCTGCCGTGACCGCGGCCCTTTGTCTGGCCTTCGGGGCGATCCTGTTCTGGGCGACCGAGCGCCGCCGCACGCTTGCGCTGGCCAATACGCGGCTGGAACATCGGGTGGCCGAGCGCACGGAGGAGTTGACCCGTGCCAACACCCAGCTACGCCAGGAGGTGAGCGAGCGGCTGGAGGCCGAAAAGGCGCTGCGCCGGGCGCAGGCCGATCTGGTGCAGGCTGGCAAGCTGTCGGCGCTGGGGCAGATGTCGGCGGGGATCAGTCACGAACTGAACCAGCCCCTGATGGCGATCCAGTCATTTTCAGAGAACGCGCAGCTTTTCATGGACAAGGACAAGCCCGAGGAAGCGCGCGCCAATCTGGGCCGGATTGCCGAGCTGTCGCGGCGCATGGGCCGGATCATCAAGAACCTGCGCGCCTTTGCCCGGCAAGAGACCGAGCCGATGACGCGGGTGGATATCGGGGCGGTGATCGACGCGGTGCTGGAACTGGCCGAGACACGGCTCCGACGGGATGGTGTGCAGGTGGAGTACACGCCACCCGCTGCCCCCGTCTATGTCCGTGGGGGCGAGGTTCGGCTGCAACAGGTGCTGATGAACCTGATGACCAATGCGCTGGATGCGATGACGGGCCGGGAGGCAAAGCGCATCGAGCTGAACGTGGCGCGCGACGGCGGCGATGTGCTGGTCAGTCTGCGCGACACCGGGCCGGGGCTGGATGACCCGGAGAAAATATTCGACCCGTTCTATACCACCAAGGAGGTCGGTCAGTCCGAGGGGATGGGCCTGGGCTTGTCGATTTCCTATGGACTGGTTCAGAGCTTTGGCGGCGATATCACCGGGCGCAATCATCCCGAGGGCGGCGCGGTGTTCCGCATCCGGCTTGCGTCGGCCCCGGTTGAGGAGGTGGCCGCATGATCGCACGGGTTCTTCTGGTGGATGACGACGCCTCGGTGCGCGAGGCGCTGGGGCAGACGCTGATGCTGGCGGAGTATGAGGTGACCACCGCGGGCAGCGTGATCGAGGCGAAGGATCATATCGCGCCCGGTTTCGAAGGCGTGGTGATCTCGGACATCCGGATGCCGGGGCAGGATGGCTTTGCCCTTCTGGCCCATGTCCGCAAGGTCGATGCGGATCTGCCGGTGATCCTGCTCACCGGTGAAGGCGATATTCCCATGGCGGTGCGCGGCATGTCGGACGGCGCCTATAGCTTTCTCGAAAAACCTTGCCCGCCGAAAGAGCTTCTGGCGGTGGTCGAGCGGGCCATGCAGACGCGGGCGCTGGTGATGGAAAACCGGGCTTTGAAGTCACAGCTTGAGACAGGTGACGCTGCGTCGCGTTTGCTTTTCGGAAGCTCGGCGCTGGCCAATGGTCTGCGTGACAGCGTGCGCGCCGCGGCCCGCGCCGGGACCGATGTGCTGATCACCGGTGCGCCGGGGACAGGCATCGCCAAGGTCGCGCATGTCGTGCATGTGCTGTCGCGCCGCGATGCAACCTTTGAAAAACGCGCAGGCGCGGCGCTGAACCCGACCGCGCTGGCCGAGGCGCTGGCGCTGACGGCTGATGGTTCTCTCTTCATCGACGAGGTTGGCAACCTGCCCGCCGACAGCCAGCTTGCCCTGAATGAGGCGCAGGACGCCGGGCATGCGCCCCGTATCATTGCCGGCACTTCCCGCGATCTGGCGCAGGAGGCGCATGCGGGCCGGTTCAATCCCGATCTGTTCTATCGCCTGAATGTGATGAGCGTCACCATCCCGGCGCTCAAGGACCGGCCCGAAGATATTCCGGTGCTGTTCCGGCACTATGTGCAGGCTGCTGCCGAACAGGCGCAAATCGCCCCTCCCGAGATACCGCCCGAGGTGATCAGCCGCCTTATGCTGCGCGACTGGCCGGGCAACAGCCGTGACCTGATGAATGCCGCGACGCGCTATGTTCTGGGGTTGAGCGATTTTGACAGCGGCGAGGTGCCGGGGCTGACCGAGCAGATGGCGCAGGTCGAAGCGGCGTTTCTCATGCAGGCGCTGAGGCAGAACCACGGCAATGCGACCGAGGCGGCGCGTGCGTTGAAACTGCCGCGCAAGACCTTCTATGACAAGCTTGCCCGGCATGGCATCCGGGCCGAGGCGTTTCGGGAATGATCCGTCTCGACGGAGCAGAATGCGCCTGATACGCTCGCTTCAAACCAGAATGACCGCGCAAAAGCGGCAATGAGGAGCAGTGATCCATGAGCACCCCTTCAACCGATATGCCCAAGGGCATGATGGCGCGCGCTGTCTGGGCGGCCGAGAACACACCCGACAAGCGCAACCGCGCGGTTGATTTCTATCGCGCGCTGGCGATCTGTTTTGTCATCTTCGGGCATTGGTTCCTGGTGGCGCCGGTGATGCGCGGCGGTGAGGTCGAGCTGGACATTATCCTGGCCAGGGATCCCTGGACGCAGTACTTGACGTGGATTTTTCAGGTCATGCCGGTGTTCTTCTTTGTCGGCGGGTTTTCCAATGCGTTGTCCTGGTCATCGGCTCGCAAGGATCCGGAGAAGCGCCGCGCCTGGGCTTCAGGGCGGCTCACGCGGTTGTTGAAGCCCACGGTGCCGCTGGTGATCGTTTGGTCGGTTGCCGCTGTCATCGCTGCGCGCATGGGTGTCAAACCGGACAAGATCATCCTCATCACCCAGGCCGCGCTGGTGCCGATCTGGTTTCTTGCCGTTTACATCGTGATTACGATGGTTGTCCCGGTGAGCTATTGGGTGTGGGAAAAAATTGGCATCTGGTCGATTGTGGCCCTCATGCTCGGAGCGATTGCGGTCGATTATGTTGCCTTTGCCCATGATCAAGGCTGGCTTCGCTGGGCGAATTACGGATTTGTCTGGCTCGCGGTACATCAGCTTGGGTACTGGTGGCGCGGCGGTGGCGGTTTTGGACCCGTGTCGCTTTCCCTGATCGGGCTGGGCGTTCTCTGGCTTTATCTGCTGATTGGGCATCTGGGGTTTCCGGTGGCTATGGTCAGCGTACCGGGCGAAGAGATTTCCAACACCCGGCCGCCGACTACGGCAATGCTGGCCATGGGCTGCGTGCAGATCGGGGTGATCATCCTGCTCACTGGGGTGATCAAAAGCTGGCTTCAGCGCACGCGCCCCTGGGCCTGGGTGATCCTGCTCAACCAGATGATCATGACGATCTATCTGTGGCACATGACCGCGATGATCGCGGTTGTGGGCGTGGCCGTATGGATGGGTGGTATCGGGCTGGATGTCGACCCGGGCAGCGGAGCATGGTGGCAAATGCGGCCGGTCTGGTTTGCGGTGTTTCTTGCGGTGCTCGTACCGCTGACACTGATCTTTTTGCGTTTCGAGTCAGGTTCCAAGGGTGGGATCGCAGCAGCCCCCGGACCTCTGCAGGCCATCCCGGGCGCATTGCTGACCTGTGGCGGGCTGGTGATGATGGCTCTGAAGGGTCTTGGCGCAGACACGGCACTGGGCATCAATTGGCTGGCCATCGCCTTGGTGATGGTCGGTGTGGGCTTTGCCACGAAGCGACTCTTTTGAGCGGTATCGTGGAAAGCATGCTTTGTAACGATTCCCGCACAGAGCTGCAGAGGCATGTGTGAGATTCCGCCCACTTGATTTTTGTCAGGGACCGGAAACCGGCCGAAACCTTTACTTAAGTCTCTGTTAATAAAAGCGTCTACCGCTTACCTGCGACAAACTGCGCCTTCCCCTTGTCGCAGGGCTTGTGCCCGGCTTTGCTATAGGCATTCGCACCTGAGGAGGTGCTGATTGATTGAAAGCTTGATCAAATCGGGAGGACGATGATCATGAAATTCCTTACCACAGTAGCCGCTGCTGCCCTGGCTGTTGGCATTTCCACCACAGGTGCTCTGGCTGCCTGCGACGATGGCGAGGTCGTCATCAAGTTCAGCCACGTGACCAACACCGACAAGCACCCCAAGGGGATTGCCGCGTCGCTGCTGGAGCAACGGGTGAACGAAGAGATGAACGGCAAGGCCTGCATGGAGGTCTATCCGAACTCGACGCTTTACGACGACAACAAGGTGCTTGAGGCGCTGCTGCAGGGCGATGTGCAGCTGGCGGCACCGTCGCTGTCGAAATTCGAAGCCTTCACCAAGAAGTATCGCATCTTCGACCTGCCCTTCATGTTCAAGGACATCAACGCAGTGGATGCGTTCCAGGCCTCTGAAACGGGTCAGGCGCTGAAAGACAGCATGCAGAAACGTGGGCTGCAGGGTCTTGCCTTCTGGCATAACGGCATGAAGCAGATGTCGGCCAATGTGCCGCTGATCTCGCCGTCGGATGCCAACGGCCTGCGCTTCCGTGTGCAGTCCTCTGACGTGCTCGTGGCGCAGATGGAAGCCATCGGCGGCAGCCCGCAGAAAATGGCCTTCTCCGAAGTTTACGGCGCGCTGCAGCAGGGCGTTGTGGACGGGCAGGAAAACACCTGGTCCAACATCTATGGCAAGAAGTTCTTTGAGGTGCAGGACGGCATCACCGAGACCAACCACGGCATCATCGACTATCTCGTGGTGACCTCGGTGGAATGGCTCGACAGCCTGGAGCCCGATGTGCGCGACCAGTTCCTGACGATCCTCGCCGAAGTGACCGAGACCCGCAACGCCGAGTCGACCAAGGTGAACGCCGAAGCGCGCCAATCGGTGATCGACGCAGGTGGCGTGGTGCGCGAGCTGACGGCCGAACAGCGTCAGGCATGGGTCGACGTGATGAAGCCCGTCTGGGACCAGTTCGCAGGTGACGTGGGTCAGGAGACCATCGACGCCGCGCAGGCCATCAACAACAGCATGTAAGCTGTGACCGGCAGGGCTGGCTGTGTGCTGGCCCTGCCGTGATTTTGCGGCACGCGGGAGGAGGGGCCCCAAATGCATCCCAAACCATCACAAAACTTCATCGACCGGCTGGAGGAGAACCTTATCGCGATCCTTCTGGGTGCGATGACACTGATCACCTTCGCCAATGTCGTGGCGCGTAAAGGGTTCAACTCCAACATCCTCTGGGGGCTGGAGCTGACCGTGTTCCTGTTTGGCTGGCTGGTGCTGCTGGGCGCGTCCTATGCCGTCAAGAAAGGCGCGCATCTGGGTGTGGACGCGATTATCAATATCGTCTCGCCGCCCGTGCGCAGGACACTGGCGCTGATTTCGGTTGCCGTTTGCATCGCGTTTTCCTTTCTGCTTCTCAAAGGAAGCTGGGATTACTGGGCCAATTACGCCAACCTGCCTGCCACGGAGGGTCGCTGGTTCCCGCTTGGGTTCGAGGACAAGTTCCTCGCCAAGGGCTGGTACGAGGTCGATGACGTCCCGCACCCCGCCTTCCTGAAATGGATGGAGCCGATCTTCAACGACGGGGACAGCTATAACAAGCTGCCGCGCCTGATCCCTTACACCGTTCTGCCCCTGGCCACCGCCCTCTTGCTCTATCGCTTCATTCAGGCCGGTGTGGCCGTCTGGACCGGCAAGATCGACCGGATCGTGGCGAGCCACGAGGTTGAGGACGAAATCGAAGAAGTGCGCGAACTGCGCGGGGAGGAAAACTGATGTCTGTCATCCTTCTCTTTGTCATGGTGATCGGCTTCCTGCTGATCGGTGTGCCTATCGCTGTATCGCTCGGCATGTCGTCGGTCCTGTTCCTGCTTTGGTACTCGGACACCTCGCTTGCCTCGATCGCGCAGACGCTGTTTGAAGCCTTCGAAGGGCATTACACGCTGCTGGCCATTCCGTTCTTCATCCTGGCCTCGTCCTTCATGTCCACTGGCGGTGTGGCGCAGCGGATCATCCGTTTCTCCATCGCCTGCGTCGGACATTTCCGGGGTGGGCTGGCCATCGCGGGTGTGTTTGCCTGCATGATGTTCGCAGCTCTCTCGGGGTCGTCCCCGGCGACGGTGGTGGCCATCGGGACAATCGTCATCGCAGCGATGAAACAGTCGGGCTATACCAAGGAATTCGCCGCCGGTGTGATCTGTAACGCGGGCACGCTTGGCATTCTGATCCCGCCCTCGATCGTCATGGTGGTCTATGCCGCTGCGGTCGAAGTGTCGGTGGGTCGGATGTTCCTTGCCGGGGTCATCCCGGGGCTGATGGCGGGCTTCATGCTGATGATTGCCATCTATGTCATGGCCCGGATCAAGGACATGCCCGCCGGGGAATGGCGCGGCTGGAGCGAGATCCTCGCCTCTTTCCGCGATGCCGCCTGGGGGCTTTTGCTGATCATAATCATCATGGTGGGGATCTACGGTATTCCCGGCGTGACCGGTGCCTTCTTTACGCCGACAGAAGCGGCAGCGGTTGCTTCGGTCTATGCGTTCTTTGTCGCCTCCTTCATCTATCGCGACATGGGTCCGCTGGCCGCGCGGGACGGACAGGAACGCAAGAGCCTGTTCAGCAAGCCGCAGGCGTTGATCACCGCCTTCTTTCACCACGATACCCGGCGCACGCTGTTCGAGGGCGGCAAGCTGACCATCACCCTGATGTTCGTGATCGCCAACGCGCTCATCCTCAAGCATGTGCTGACCGAAGAGCAGATCCCGCAGGCGGTGGCAAACGCCATGCTGTCGGCCGGGTTCGGTCCGGTGATGTTCCTGATCGCGGTCAACGTCATCCTGCTGATCGGCGGGCAGTTCATGGAGCCCTCGGGCCTTCTGGTGATCGTGGCACCGCTGGTGTTCCCCATCGCCATCGAGCTTGGGATCGATCCCATTCACCTTGGCATCATCATGGTGGTGAACATGGAAATCGGGATGA
This window harbors:
- a CDS encoding sensor histidine kinase encodes the protein MHRLQIILAFLAVVAAISAGVWWLGYRSAIVQVADQGAAVLRSASDRLVGQLSRYRLLAVTLADHPDILALAKGEQTPDAIAPLLLKTADFSGALEISFLTPEGAPLASSSAAPATDKTIMDRPRTGALGFSHGVSGTGQRDFAFLAPVHTGGGIAGAVAVRVDMETVEESDWRGVPQVVLFTDEEGQIFISNRSELLFRSFMPGVPGAGFGPDHAWTLRGLTLWATSESRYVPDRAVYGTLPLPVIGMTGHSLISTQPAERIALLQAAVTAALCLAFGAILFWATERRRTLALANTRLEHRVAERTEELTRANTQLRQEVSERLEAEKALRRAQADLVQAGKLSALGQMSAGISHELNQPLMAIQSFSENAQLFMDKDKPEEARANLGRIAELSRRMGRIIKNLRAFARQETEPMTRVDIGAVIDAVLELAETRLRRDGVQVEYTPPAAPVYVRGGEVRLQQVLMNLMTNALDAMTGREAKRIELNVARDGGDVLVSLRDTGPGLDDPEKIFDPFYTTKEVGQSEGMGLGLSISYGLVQSFGGDITGRNHPEGGAVFRIRLASAPVEEVAA
- a CDS encoding acyltransferase family protein, translating into MSTPSTDMPKGMMARAVWAAENTPDKRNRAVDFYRALAICFVIFGHWFLVAPVMRGGEVELDIILARDPWTQYLTWIFQVMPVFFFVGGFSNALSWSSARKDPEKRRAWASGRLTRLLKPTVPLVIVWSVAAVIAARMGVKPDKIILITQAALVPIWFLAVYIVITMVVPVSYWVWEKIGIWSIVALMLGAIAVDYVAFAHDQGWLRWANYGFVWLAVHQLGYWWRGGGGFGPVSLSLIGLGVLWLYLLIGHLGFPVAMVSVPGEEISNTRPPTTAMLAMGCVQIGVIILLTGVIKSWLQRTRPWAWVILLNQMIMTIYLWHMTAMIAVVGVAVWMGGIGLDVDPGSGAWWQMRPVWFAVFLAVLVPLTLIFLRFESGSKGGIAAAPGPLQAIPGALLTCGGLVMMALKGLGADTALGINWLAIALVMVGVGFATKRLF
- a CDS encoding sigma-54-dependent transcriptional regulator, which translates into the protein MIARVLLVDDDASVREALGQTLMLAEYEVTTAGSVIEAKDHIAPGFEGVVISDIRMPGQDGFALLAHVRKVDADLPVILLTGEGDIPMAVRGMSDGAYSFLEKPCPPKELLAVVERAMQTRALVMENRALKSQLETGDAASRLLFGSSALANGLRDSVRAAARAGTDVLITGAPGTGIAKVAHVVHVLSRRDATFEKRAGAALNPTALAEALALTADGSLFIDEVGNLPADSQLALNEAQDAGHAPRIIAGTSRDLAQEAHAGRFNPDLFYRLNVMSVTIPALKDRPEDIPVLFRHYVQAAAEQAQIAPPEIPPEVISRLMLRDWPGNSRDLMNAATRYVLGLSDFDSGEVPGLTEQMAQVEAAFLMQALRQNHGNATEAARALKLPRKTFYDKLARHGIRAEAFRE
- a CDS encoding DctP family TRAP transporter solute-binding subunit → MKFLTTVAAAALAVGISTTGALAACDDGEVVIKFSHVTNTDKHPKGIAASLLEQRVNEEMNGKACMEVYPNSTLYDDNKVLEALLQGDVQLAAPSLSKFEAFTKKYRIFDLPFMFKDINAVDAFQASETGQALKDSMQKRGLQGLAFWHNGMKQMSANVPLISPSDANGLRFRVQSSDVLVAQMEAIGGSPQKMAFSEVYGALQQGVVDGQENTWSNIYGKKFFEVQDGITETNHGIIDYLVVTSVEWLDSLEPDVRDQFLTILAEVTETRNAESTKVNAEARQSVIDAGGVVRELTAEQRQAWVDVMKPVWDQFAGDVGQETIDAAQAINNSM
- a CDS encoding TRAP transporter small permease, translating into MHPKPSQNFIDRLEENLIAILLGAMTLITFANVVARKGFNSNILWGLELTVFLFGWLVLLGASYAVKKGAHLGVDAIINIVSPPVRRTLALISVAVCIAFSFLLLKGSWDYWANYANLPATEGRWFPLGFEDKFLAKGWYEVDDVPHPAFLKWMEPIFNDGDSYNKLPRLIPYTVLPLATALLLYRFIQAGVAVWTGKIDRIVASHEVEDEIEEVRELRGEEN
- a CDS encoding TRAP transporter large permease, with the translated sequence MSVILLFVMVIGFLLIGVPIAVSLGMSSVLFLLWYSDTSLASIAQTLFEAFEGHYTLLAIPFFILASSFMSTGGVAQRIIRFSIACVGHFRGGLAIAGVFACMMFAALSGSSPATVVAIGTIVIAAMKQSGYTKEFAAGVICNAGTLGILIPPSIVMVVYAAAVEVSVGRMFLAGVIPGLMAGFMLMIAIYVMARIKDMPAGEWRGWSEILASFRDAAWGLLLIIIIMVGIYGIPGVTGAFFTPTEAAAVASVYAFFVASFIYRDMGPLAARDGQERKSLFSKPQALITAFFHHDTRRTLFEGGKLTITLMFVIANALILKHVLTEEQIPQAVANAMLSAGFGPVMFLIAVNVILLIGGQFMEPSGLLVIVAPLVFPIAIELGIDPIHLGIIMVVNMEIGMITPPVGLNLFVTSGVAGMPMMGVVRAALPFLGVLFIFLIMVTYIPWISTFLPNTLMGPEIVR